CTCCACGTCACGGCCGGCGACCCCGCTTTTGGCGATCACGGGCAGGAGGTTGTAGCCGTTCGGCCCCTTCTTGACGACGTTGATGTCGAAGACGAACTCGACTGGCTCCTCGGCGGTGACCTCGAAGGATTTCTGGACCTGGAGTTTCTCGCTGGGTACTTTGACCGGTACCTCCTCGCCGTCGACGATCCCCTCGACTGTGGCCACCTCGAGTTCGACTTTGTTGTAGGTGCCAGCTTCGAGTTCGCCGTCGAAGACGGATATCGCGTCCTCGCCGACGACCTGGGTCAGGTCGACGGTCGTTCCCTCCAGGTCGAGCCGGAAGAAACCCCGCTCGTCCTCGTCGGTTTCGGTGCCCGTCGTGGTTGTCTCCGATTCGACCGTGGTCTCGGTGGTCTCTTCCTCCTGAGTGGTTGTTTCCTCGTCGGTCGTCGTTTCGGTCGTCTCCGGTGCGGACGTGGTTTCGGTGGTCGTCCCCGACTCGCTTTCGCCCTCGAACACGCGGGCGCTGTCGAGGGTCACGTCCAGCCGATCGAAGTCCGCGATGTCCGCGGGCTGGTCGCTCACAAGGAGCCGGAAGGTTCCGGTCTCGCTTCCGTTGGTGTCGCCGGTACACCCGGCCAGGAGGCTGACGCCGACTCCGGCGCCGACCGCGAGTAGCTTTCGTCGCGGGAGGGTCGGGCCGTCGATGTCACCGTCGTTCGATGAGTTCTGTGGGTTCATTACACTCGAGGAATGGTGACCAAGACCTTAGTACGCCCACGTTCCTTAGCCCGATTTCAGCCGATTTACCGCGTTTTGGCCGGATTTGTAGCCGGTTCGACGCGGTAAGCCGAGAAAAACGCACTATCCGAACTTCCCGGAGATGTAATCCTCGACCCGCTCGTTGCGCGGGTTCTGGAAGATCCGATCGGTGTCCCCGTACTCGACGAGATGCCCGCCGGTCAGGAAGACCGCCGTCTTGTCCGAGATCCGGGCGGCCTGTTGCATGTTGTGCGTGACAATCACGACGGTGTAGTCCTCGGCGAGTTCGTCGATGAGGTCCTCGATTTTGGACGTCGCGACCGGGTCCAGTGCGCTTGCTGGCTCGTCCATCAGGATGACTTCGGGATCGACGGCGATGGCCCGCGCGATGCAGAGCCGCTGTTGCTGCCCGCCCGAGAGGTCGGTTCCGCGCTCGTCGAGTCGATCCGAGACCTCGTCCCAGAGGGCGGCCTGCCGCAGGGCTCGTTCGACCCGCTCGTCCAGGTTTTCGGTGTCGTTCTGGATGCGCGGGCCGTAGGCGACGTTGTCATAGATGCTCTTCGGGAAGGGGTTCGGGGCCTGAAAGACCATCCCGACCTGGCGGCGCAGGGCCACCGCATCGACGTCGTCGTCGTAGACGTTCTTCCCCTTGAACCGGAGTTCGCCGGTGACGCGGGCGATGTCGATGAGGTCGTTCATCCGGTTGATCGAGCGGAGGAACGTCGATTTCCCACAGCCTGAGGGGCCGATGATCGCGGTGACCTCCTGCTCGGGAATCGACATGGACACGTCGTTGAGCGCCCGCTCCTCGCCGTAGTAGACGTCAAGCCCTTCGGCTTCGATGATCGTCTCCTCCGGGGGGATCCGCTCGATGTCCCGGTCGCTCTCGGGCTGGGCATCGTCCAGGCCGGTCGCTGACCACTCGCTACTCATATAGCTTCACCACGTCGGGTTCACGGTTATGTCTGCTGTTCATACCTGTTGCGAAGGTAAATCGCGAGGACGTTCATCGAGAGCATTACGACGAGCAGGGTGACGACGCCGGCCGGCGCGATGAGTTCCCTGAAGGCCGACTTCTGGTGGAACGACCAGTAGAAGACCTGCAGGGGCATCGCCGAGACCTGGCTCGCAAAGCCCGTGGGCGGCCGGAAGACCGTCGTCGCGGCCCCGATCATCAGGAGCGGGGCCGTCTCACCGATCGCCCGGCTCAGGGCCAGGATCGTCCCGGTGAGTACCCCCGGAACCGCCCGGGGGAGCACCACGTTCCGGATCGTCT
This region of Halodesulfurarchaeum sp. HSR-GB genomic DNA includes:
- a CDS encoding DUF4382 domain-containing protein, which produces MNPQNSSNDGDIDGPTLPRRKLLAVGAGVGVSLLAGCTGDTNGSETGTFRLLVSDQPADIADFDRLDVTLDSARVFEGESESGTTTETTSAPETTETTTDEETTTQEEETTETTVESETTTTGTETDEDERGFFRLDLEGTTVDLTQVVGEDAISVFDGELEAGTYNKVELEVATVEGIVDGEEVPVKVPSEKLQVQKSFEVTAEEPVEFVFDINVVKKGPNGYNLLPVIAKSGVAGRDVEYREVTQSESGN
- the pstB gene encoding phosphate ABC transporter ATP-binding protein PstB — its product is MSSEWSATGLDDAQPESDRDIERIPPEETIIEAEGLDVYYGEERALNDVSMSIPEQEVTAIIGPSGCGKSTFLRSINRMNDLIDIARVTGELRFKGKNVYDDDVDAVALRRQVGMVFQAPNPFPKSIYDNVAYGPRIQNDTENLDERVERALRQAALWDEVSDRLDERGTDLSGGQQQRLCIARAIAVDPEVILMDEPASALDPVATSKIEDLIDELAEDYTVVIVTHNMQQAARISDKTAVFLTGGHLVEYGDTDRIFQNPRNERVEDYISGKFG